A window of Solanum stenotomum isolate F172 chromosome 9, ASM1918654v1, whole genome shotgun sequence genomic DNA:
ACCAACTATACGAGTCAATAGAAACTATATACATCCATAGTAAAAGAAGCAAAATATTTCACTCAAGGTCCCAGAAACACATTTTTGAAGCTCCCTCCTAATAAAGAGTTGTTTTGTGCTTCAGTACATATTACTACTTTCTTTGTTACTGTGAGTTTATAGTGCTCATAATGTACAAGAGAATAAAGAGTCAGTCAGCACTAGTTACTCTGTAGCAAGCATTTATTTAGAGACAAGCCTGAGCATTTCTCCAGCAAAtactaaatcaagaaatctTGCTAAAGAGTATTTGAGCACCATATTGAGGTTGTAAGGTCATAGCCTGAGTCGGAGCATGAACGTATGATGGGGAAATGCAAAAAGAATATTGCTGAATGATCATTGACAGGGCCACTTTAGCCTCAACAAGAGCTAAGTTTTGGCCCACACAGATTCTGGGGCCTAAACCAAATGGGAAAAACGAAGCTAAATGCTTCCGTGACTCAGCAAATCTCAACGGGTTGAATTCATGGGCATCATCTCCCCAGATCTCCTTGTCGTGATGGACAGCAGTCATAGCCAAATAGAACTGTGTATTCACTGGTATGTCAAGGTTTCCTAACTTGACATTCTTTGATGCTTGCCTCATCAACATCACAGCTGGCGGGTAAAGTCGAAGTGTTTCATTCAATATCATGCTCACCTGCCAATCGGACATAAAGTACACCTCATCATCTTATTGCGAGAAAAAATAGGGATACTATGCACCATCTTTGAAAGTATCATGAATGCATAATGAGGTTGTTCATCAGTATAGCATGCTCGTCCTTTACATCATACTTGGGGACATAAGTACTATCATGAGACTGTTAAGCAGAGTTgccagaaaaaagaaaaataagaatctGCAATAACAGCTGAACTTACAATCTTGAGATCAGCTATATTCTCTGCAGTAGGAATCCCATTTCTGCAAGCACGAACAACTTCTTCCCGAGCCTTGCTCTGCCATTCTTGATGCAATGCCAACAGAAGAAAAGCCCATGTCAGAAAATTAGCAGTTGTCTCCTTTCCTGCAAAGTAGAATGTCTTGCATTCATCTACAACCTCCTCTATATCCAGTGTCTCCTGTTTGTCATCCTGATTCTTGATTGGATGCATTAACAAAGAAAGCAAGCTTTTCGAATTGTTTGCTGTTCTGCTGCAATTGTTTAACAACATCCTAATAGCATCTCTAGTTTCCTTCTCCAGTCTTTTCCTCAATCTGTTCTTCTTGGTGGGCAAAAATCTGTATCCAGGAGAAAGAAATGGCATCATTTACAGTGAAAATAATGAAGCACGTAGTTGCTCTAGGATGATgaaaccatattttcaaagaaggGTACTAATAAGACTCCACCATTTCAACTCAACAAAGACAGTGAGTTGGCTTAGACATGAATGCTTAGTGTCATCTCATGTGCCAATTGGCAATTCGAGCTTTAATAATATTCTTTATGGAAATGCTGCAATCTCTAAATGCCTAGCAATATAGTGGtaaatattgtgtttttattGGTAACAATATAGTGGTAAACATCACTTTGCATAAGACAATTGCAGATGTCAAAGGGTCATTTTAAATGGAGTTCAGGTGAAAAGGTTATAGTGGACATATTGAATAGCAAAAACAGTCGATCTGGTGGTATTAAAAGTACACATTGGACAATTTACAAAAGCATATCTTATCTTTTCACTTGTTTTGTTGGAAATCACGACAATTCTTGTAGCTTGAAGCATGCATATGGAACTATCCTTAGGAATATTTCACCCGATATATGTATATCACAAGGATTCAACAAACTCGCAGAAGAACTAACAAAGATTTTTCTCATATCAAAGAGGAACTTTTTATCAAATAGTGGAAAATCCAACAATATAACAAGAAGAAAAGGAGTGTTTTCTCAATTGGTTGTCTTTCTCCAAAGATAGAATGTACATAATGGGAGAAAAATCTGACCATAATAGGATAAAGAAATAATGGTCCATTAATTCACATAATGAGCCAGGGGttacaattttgaaataatggcTCACTTAATTCTACAGAATGAATCTGGATACATTTTGGTTAAGGAATTTGTACAGTTTCTTGTAGGCCCAAAATATAGAAGTGGTTTCTGCTAAACGGGATTTAGATTAGGTCTCGCGCACAGTGGAGGGGACAAATCCACCAATTTATCTTCGGGCAAAGCCCACAAAGAGAGCTCTTCCTAGTTCATATGGGACACTTCTTTTTTAGAACCCCTTCTTATTTTCTATCATGTTTTTCCCTCTTGCTTTTACATGGTATCTATCTATAGAACAGAAATGATACCTACTCTGACTCAAATGTGTCTGAGAAGTTAAATGGTGGGAAAAATTGGTTGGCAATTCGTTATTATCAGCAAGAGCGCACTAAACACAAGTTGACAGTGATTTTGACATTCTCATAGGCATCTCAGGTACAGATATTATTCTATCACCAAGCACATGCAGTTTCTAATTAAGAAGTCATAAATATGGTTACACTTAAGATAAAGAAATCAACAGTAAAGAATGAGATGCATTTGCATTTGTTTTCTCCCAACCTTTACATAGCACAATTCATACAAGGAAAAAGTGGTAAGGGGATTGtaacataaaagaaatgatacatataAGTTTGGTATTCAACAAAATCAATGAAAGGTGAGATGCATCATACTATCGATAACGAAATGCACCTGAATCCAGGAATGTAGACACTTCGTATGGCCTCTAAAACAAGGCTCACTTGCTGGTCTTGTAATTCAAAAATACGCTTTCCCTCCTCAAAACTACTTCCAAAAGCGGTCCTAGAAATGATGTCTGCTGAAAGTTTGTGAAATTCTTTGTGTACATCCATCTCAAACTGGTCTCTTGCACTTGTTACGTCTTCCCACTTGTCCAACAACTTTGTTGTGCTATCAACCATCTCAGAAATCCAACCCTGAGAAAATGGACACATGCCAATTGATCAATAAACCAAACCCTAAGACACATAGAAGAATCATTTAGCTACAATATTTACACAATGCATTGCACTCATATATATCACAATACACAAAACCCCCTTCCTGAGACTAGCTAAATATTGTAATTGGTGTGATTGGATGTAAATTATAATTAGTAGAGTGTGAAAGTCATGGAGGATCAAAAAGGCAACATTTTAGTCCAGTATGACGCGGATCCTTGTATCAATCTCAACTAGACATAGAAGCGGAGCTAGGATTAAGAGTTTGGGTTCTAAATTACCTTTAAAAAAAGAGAGGTGGGTTCGAACCCACAATTCTAGTATGAAAAACATTTCCTTCCTTAGCAGTGACTCATCAATCAATTTTATCCATGAACCCCTATCTAGTTCCGCCTCTGAGTCCAGACATAATCCTTTTTGGTCAAGTCCATATATATTAGAGTAATTAATTAGAAATAGAGTAGGTACCTTTACTATCTCCATGTTAAAGGCGTGGTTGCTGATCCTTCTGTGAATAGCCCATTTGTGACCATCTAACCCAACAAGCCCATCTCCAAGCAGAAGTTTTGACAAAGGGTTATGTTTGATTTTCTCAAAGGAAGTGGTATTAAGCAATATCTCCTTTATGAGATTGGGATCAGCAATTGCAACCCTAGGTTTAGGACCAAACCAGTAAAGAAAATTCTTTCCATAAATCGTTGACCAATTATAATAGTGTGACATGACACGGGAAACTACTGTTTCATGATTATGAGTGAAACAGCTAGACTTTGATTCAGCTTCTGCTATCATCAATCTTCTAATCTTTGCTGTGTTGTTCAAAATTGGGCTGTAACCTGGTCCATTTATGCCTTGTTTCTTCAACACATGTTGCACTTTTAAAGGGACCCATATGATTTTGTATACCACTTTCAACAACAAGATCAACACTATTGCCAGTGCCACCAACAGCATCATTGCATTTGCCACCATCAAAATGCCTTCATCACCCACTTCCTCTGTCTCTGCATCATTTATATTACAATTATTATTCTACTTTGTCATTTAAAAtggttttgattttaataaACCTCGTTCACACCATTTTTCTTCTTACACACTTCAACTAACATTTATATCATTTAAACAACTCTACGttctcattttaaaactttaCCCAATTTGACAGGTTACATGTTTTTCACACAAAACAAGGCCTTGAAAagccattttttttcaaatttacttGTATCGAAAAATCActtacacgcttaaactatcatgatgacctattacacacatttactatttaaaagtgaatttatttaccCCTTAAAACTGACttggcaaaaaaaataaaataaaaataaaaactatatgTGTaagttagaaataaaaataaaaataataattaaaatcaacTTTTAACCCCCTACCCTACCCTACCCCTACACCTCTTCTTCAAACCTCCTCTTCTTCACacctattcttctttttcacatctcttcttcattctttatacATCACAATCTCAAAgcacaacttttctttttgattagCAATTAGGTTTATTCTCATAGATTTGTTAgtgaataattgtattttgtgataatttttacTAAAGAAAGAATCTAAAAAGAATTTTGGATAAACCTAAATAAAtccttaagttatgtttaggtGTTTTTGGTTGATTGTTTctatcttttctattttttgactttgttaaagaaattttgtttgttaatcaatttttgGGTTTGGTTATAATTGCAGCTTTATAGGTATGGTGGTTCTAGGTAATGGGTAAAAAAAGAGGAAATTGAAGGTGGTGAAGAagattaatcaattttttaatttggtgAAGATGACAACTTTATGAGTGTGGTGGCGTTGGGtaacaattttgaaaaaaaagagtgGAAATCAAAGATGatgtagaagaaaaaaattatattgaaaatgGTGATATTTAGTGGTGgatggtgaagaagaagaagaattgaagGTGATATGGAGGTGGTGAAGAACAAAGAATCAATAGTGAATAAGGTAGCCGATTATGGTTTTTTCCATGAGATAAGAGATGAAGTGGGTGAGATTTTGTGATGAACAAGGTATAATTATTatagaattttaataattaattagagatTAACTAGTGTAAAATATTGTTGACAAAAGAAAAGTAATTAATAGAGAAAAGAAggccaaaaaaattataagaaattataatttctGACATGGCGCTGACGTAGCGCTGATGTGACAGCGAGTGTATTACACCACACCCTGTGAGAGTAGTGTTACACGTCTCAGGGTGGCattaaattcacttttgaatagTAAAAATGTGTAATAGGTCATCatgatagtttaagcgtgtaaaTACTTTTCAATATAAGTTCAGGGggaatttatgccttttcctAGTAAACTTATaaagtgtcatgtcacgttgTTCTTTCTAAATTGTTATGTCATGCTgttctttctaaaatatttGTCTCATTATTATGACCATCTTGATCATTTGATGCTCTGCTTAAAAAAGTTTTATCGAACCAATTAATCTATCACGCTTTAGGCGTGCCACAAATTATATGCTTCAAATATCTTTCATTGGAGCATTTATAACTGGATTATAATAAGGATCAACAAATGCGTCTGTCAATTGACttaaattatcttttgaacGAGGATCATACCAATGATAATTCattatatataacttattttcaaGTTGTTTATCATCTCTCCCCCTAATTTTAACAAATCTAACATTTACCCTAACCTAATTTGGGGACTCATCTTTGTGTGTGACGTTGTGGTGGAACAATTGAATCAGATACCGCACATTTAAATTTCTAGATGAGAATTATTTGGCACCCGATCCTAAACAAATTGTGATTGGGGATCCTTGTTGGCTTTTCTAATAACCAATGATTTAGATATAATCTGAGCTATATAATTTATGTAAAATTCACTTGGATATAAGCCAAcattatcaatataattttataatttaaaatgtgCTCTTGATTTAACAATtcgagcaaacaaccttacaaaaatCAAATTACAAATTGATAACAAAGTACATGTGACCTAACATAGATGCATTTATTagaaatcatataaaaaatgatataatagtATTTGGTCCACATGACAGGTAAATGAGCTCATATTCACTTTTTCATACGTTTTAGAAAACATCATGGGATACAATCTCAATCTTAGCTGGTATGATCAATTTATCATGAGAACACAAAGTATATAGAAATTCACGAAGAACTTTCTATTTCTTCATATATAACCACAtgaattttcaactatttttttcatgATATTTGAACTGGGATGATCAATTGTCTCTGCCAACAGATATTTATTTCACtaaacttctagtttacttttgcttgtgATTCCACCATTATGCTCATATTTATATACCacaaacaacataaaaaaaaggGTAACTTTTCACATAAATATTTGTAACCCGCTCTAAGtgtaataatatgaaaatattaaattgtaacacctcgctaaatgaaagagctagaattagaaagagtcatttttggaaagaatgaaaaatttggaaaatttgtttaagtcatttttgggtcaacttcaagccaccataactcctagatcaggatgatttatgTGTGATACAAGATACCgcaggaaagatctttgaattatcattccaacgccgctgagtttgctcgatttcgagttcgtatgacgGAGATATGACCATTCAAAATTGGGCtatctagataaggaaagtcaaaaccggattttagatgGGTATTATGGTattttcactacccaattatttaatttcgtttttggtaattaagtttgGGTCGAAACtaatttggttcagtttacgtttcatcaaaaagagttagggtcttgagagaagagaaaagaagaggagaa
This region includes:
- the LOC125876960 gene encoding cytochrome P450 734A1, giving the protein MVANAMMLLVALAIVLILLLKVVYKIIWVPLKVQHVLKKQGINGPGYSPILNNTAKIRRLMIAEAESKSSCFTHNHETVVSRVMSHYYNWSTIYGKNFLYWFGPKPRVAIADPNLIKEILLNTTSFEKIKHNPLSKLLLGDGLVGLDGHKWAIHRRISNHAFNMEIVKGWISEMVDSTTKLLDKWEDVTSARDQFEMDVHKEFHKLSADIISRTAFGSSFEEGKRIFELQDQQVSLVLEAIRSVYIPGFRFLPTKKNRLRKRLEKETRDAIRMLLNNCSRTANNSKSLLSLLMHPIKNQDDKQETLDIEEVVDECKTFYFAGKETTANFLTWAFLLLALHQEWQSKAREEVVRACRNGIPTAENIADLKIVSMILNETLRLYPPAVMLMRQASKNVKLGNLDIPVNTQFYLAMTAVHHDKEIWGDDAHEFNPLRFAESRKHLASFFPFGLGPRICVGQNLALVEAKVALSMIIQQYSFCISPSYVHAPTQAMTLQPQYGAQILFSKIS